From a region of the Rouxiella sp. S1S-2 genome:
- a CDS encoding transcriptional regulator has product MKPDLPSNQTLLNQLEQIAQGIGATFAPFCEVVVHDLLDPKHSILSIHNNLSGRQVGSPTTELGLARIADPDYPQVIANYANRFADGRRAKSTSVGIKDEQGRYVAALCMNVDLNLFGQMQSMLAQFCQMDNVEIKETLAPANAETIREHIDKFSASRSKAPQALKPEDRRALLGELKQAGYLEVRKAFSTIAQHLGVSRATLYNDMKS; this is encoded by the coding sequence ATGAAGCCTGACCTCCCGTCCAACCAAACTTTGCTGAACCAGCTTGAGCAGATAGCTCAAGGCATCGGCGCAACTTTTGCGCCCTTTTGCGAAGTCGTGGTTCACGACCTGCTCGACCCCAAACACTCTATATTGTCGATTCACAATAATCTTTCGGGCCGCCAGGTAGGTTCACCCACCACAGAGCTAGGTCTGGCGCGCATTGCCGACCCTGACTATCCGCAGGTCATCGCTAATTATGCCAATCGCTTTGCCGACGGTCGTCGAGCAAAAAGCACTTCAGTTGGCATTAAGGATGAACAGGGGCGCTATGTTGCAGCGCTGTGCATGAATGTCGATCTCAACCTTTTCGGACAAATGCAAAGCATGCTGGCGCAGTTCTGCCAGATGGATAATGTAGAAATCAAAGAAACGCTGGCCCCCGCCAACGCAGAAACTATCCGCGAGCATATCGACAAGTTTTCGGCCAGTCGCTCCAAGGCACCGCAGGCGCTTAAACCCGAGGATCGTCGAGCGCTGCTTGGCGAGCTAAAACAGGCGGGTTATTTAGAGGTACGCAAGGCTTTCAGCACGATTGCCCAGCACTTGGGCGTATCGAGGGCAACGTTATACAACGACATGAAATCCTGA
- a CDS encoding alpha-2-macroglobulin, with protein sequence MRESVSSGMRRGARRWQAMMLAVAVLWLSGCDNPKPTDPAPKPAAQAQSAEKASAPTAAQPTHPAASLTGQQREALAKKSAGQPLSLLDASELQLDGASALVLTFSVPLDPEQNFSSLVHLVDTKSGTPDGAWELSESLTELRFRHLLPDRKLVLTVDAGIKAVNGAQLGGEQQKNITTRNIEPSVGFASKGSLLPTRLAEGLPVIALNINNVDVNFFRIKSEALPEFLADWQSRSALSSWESDTLLKRADLVYTGRFALNPQLNTREHLLLPLGGIETLKQPGVYLAVMQQAGHYSYTNPATLFTLSDIGVSLHSFSQQYDIYTQGLEAGTPLADIDLLLLDNKGRTLSQGKTDAQGHARFTKDPKAALLLAQHGGETSLINLTEPALDLAEFDIAGPQGYNKTLFAFGPRDLYRPGETLLLNALLRDADGKTVATQPVKTQVIKPDGQVARTFMWQPQNGLYQYQYAIPDQAPTGDWKVSVNLGDNQLRYYEFKVEDFLPERMALDLNGSKAPLSIDAAVDFNVTGRYLYGAPAAGNRLQGQVYLRPLREAVPALPDYEFGAINEENLSRTLSDVDQTLDEEGKGEVSIENSWADVHSPLTVILQASLLESGGRPVTRRVSQAVWPAEILPGIRPLFQKQDVYDYRTDKTVSQAMVNENSQADFDIVFANAAGQKMAAKGIEVRLVRERRDYYWQWSESDGWQSLYDKKDLVLTRQQVDIAADGSAKVSFPVEFGAYRIEVEDSQTHQLSSLRFWAGYSWQDNTDGTDAVRPDQVKLKLDKPAYQPGERAKIHIQAPAAGKGYLLVESSEGPLWWQEIDVPEAGIDVDVPINSEWRRHDLYFSALVLRPGDKKRQSTPKRAVGLLHLPLVTEGRKLSLELGAPQKIRPNQMLTVKVKAGVEGKAVPHRINLLLSAVDAGVLSITQFKTPDPYEAFLGRKRYGVDQYDVYGHLIEGKGRLASLSFGGDGDEDPLSRGGQKPVTEVTIVAQQAQPVVLDDNGEGEVQIPIPDFNGELRLMAQGWSDEDFGSAEAKVVVAAPVIVDLATPRFMANGDTAMLALDVTNLSGAAQTLRLDLKTSGLLQLGGDAAQQSLGLAQGERKTLTIPVKALQGLGAGQVSITLSGMLLPNEKLPDYQRSWSIGVRPAFPALTRNLGTVLHAGEQWQLPPDANQQLASDTLQGRLLLSSKPPLNLARYIAELLAYPYGCLEQTVSGLYPSLYTSRAQLAAMGIKTSTDDARRHSIDIGIDRLFSMQKENGGFGLWSKDSPEEYWLTAYATDFLLRASQQGYSVSTDGLDKANKRLQRYLQDPNQIDVRYSTQPDSTRFAVQAYAGLVLAAQQQAPLGALRQLYEKRSAAQSGLPLVQLGVALKMMGDMPRSQAAINEGLNKTRPEKNYWLEDYGSSLRDNALILSLLTENNLLPDARDKLLLSLSDSLNGQRWLSTQESNALFMAGRSLINSAETPWQVTLDGQTQPLSGTSAMTQVLDATRLQQPVILKNTGDAAVYTRFDITGYPLQAPAESGNVLHIKRNYIGMDGNPLSLASLKSGDLVVVHLDVWADAHIPDALVVDLLPAGLELENQNLADSSASLGEAASGLTALMSEMQQADIKHQEFRDDRYIAAVNVDGYRHVALLYLARAVTPGSYAVPAPQVESMYVPAWRATGATPEQMNVH encoded by the coding sequence ATGCGTGAGTCTGTAAGCTCGGGAATGCGCAGGGGCGCGAGGCGCTGGCAGGCAATGATGCTCGCAGTGGCCGTGCTTTGGCTTAGCGGCTGCGATAACCCTAAACCTACAGACCCGGCACCAAAACCTGCCGCGCAGGCCCAATCCGCTGAAAAGGCATCAGCCCCGACGGCGGCGCAGCCCACTCATCCCGCGGCCAGTCTCACCGGCCAACAGCGTGAAGCACTCGCTAAAAAGAGCGCCGGACAGCCTCTTTCGTTGCTCGATGCCTCAGAACTTCAGCTCGACGGCGCCAGCGCCTTGGTGCTGACTTTTTCTGTGCCGCTGGACCCCGAGCAGAATTTCTCTTCTTTAGTGCATTTGGTGGATACCAAAAGTGGAACGCCTGACGGTGCCTGGGAGCTTTCAGAGAGCCTGACTGAGCTGCGTTTTCGCCATTTGTTGCCCGACCGCAAGCTGGTACTCACCGTTGATGCGGGTATTAAGGCCGTTAATGGCGCGCAGTTGGGCGGCGAACAGCAAAAAAATATCACCACGCGTAACATTGAGCCTAGCGTCGGTTTTGCCAGCAAAGGCTCACTGCTGCCAACGCGACTGGCCGAAGGCCTGCCGGTTATTGCTCTGAATATCAACAATGTAGACGTTAACTTTTTCAGAATTAAAAGCGAGGCGTTGCCAGAGTTTTTAGCCGACTGGCAGTCGCGCAGTGCGCTTTCATCCTGGGAGTCTGACACACTGTTAAAACGGGCCGATTTAGTTTACACCGGCCGCTTTGCACTTAATCCACAGCTTAACACCCGTGAACATTTGCTGTTGCCGCTGGGCGGCATTGAGACGCTCAAACAGCCGGGCGTTTATCTTGCCGTGATGCAGCAGGCCGGACATTACAGTTATACCAATCCGGCCACGCTGTTTACCCTCAGTGATATTGGCGTATCGCTGCACAGTTTCAGCCAGCAGTATGACATTTATACCCAAGGATTAGAGGCCGGTACGCCGCTGGCGGATATTGACCTGCTGCTGCTTGATAATAAAGGTCGGACGCTGTCGCAAGGGAAAACCGACGCGCAAGGCCACGCACGCTTCACCAAAGACCCGAAAGCCGCGCTGTTGTTAGCTCAGCACGGCGGAGAAACCAGTCTGATAAATCTGACTGAACCGGCTTTGGATCTCGCCGAATTCGATATTGCCGGTCCGCAGGGGTATAACAAAACGCTGTTTGCTTTTGGTCCGCGAGATTTATATCGTCCGGGTGAAACGCTGTTGCTCAATGCGCTGCTGCGTGATGCTGACGGTAAAACAGTGGCCACCCAGCCAGTGAAAACGCAGGTGATCAAACCTGACGGCCAGGTGGCACGAACCTTTATGTGGCAGCCACAAAATGGCCTCTACCAATACCAGTATGCTATTCCCGATCAGGCACCCACCGGCGACTGGAAGGTCAGTGTTAACCTGGGGGATAACCAACTACGCTATTACGAATTCAAAGTCGAAGACTTTCTACCCGAGCGTATGGCGCTCGACCTAAACGGCAGTAAGGCACCGCTTTCAATCGATGCAGCCGTAGATTTCAACGTAACGGGCCGGTATCTGTATGGCGCACCGGCGGCGGGCAACCGTTTACAAGGGCAAGTCTATTTAAGGCCGCTGCGTGAGGCGGTTCCGGCTTTACCTGACTACGAGTTTGGAGCCATTAATGAAGAAAATCTTTCAAGAACGTTAAGTGACGTTGACCAGACATTGGACGAAGAGGGCAAAGGTGAGGTCAGCATTGAAAATAGCTGGGCCGATGTTCACTCGCCGCTGACCGTGATTTTGCAGGCCAGTTTGCTGGAGTCCGGCGGTCGACCGGTAACACGCCGCGTGAGTCAGGCCGTATGGCCTGCCGAAATACTGCCAGGTATTCGCCCACTGTTCCAAAAACAGGACGTTTACGATTATCGCACGGATAAAACGGTGTCTCAGGCGATGGTAAATGAAAATAGCCAAGCCGACTTTGACATTGTGTTTGCCAATGCCGCCGGACAAAAAATGGCGGCAAAAGGCATTGAGGTGCGGCTGGTGCGTGAGCGCCGCGACTATTACTGGCAGTGGTCAGAAAGCGACGGCTGGCAATCGCTCTACGATAAAAAAGATTTGGTGCTTACGCGCCAGCAGGTTGATATTGCTGCCGACGGCTCTGCCAAAGTCAGCTTCCCCGTTGAATTTGGTGCCTATCGTATAGAGGTGGAAGACTCACAAACTCACCAACTCAGCAGCCTGCGTTTCTGGGCGGGCTACAGCTGGCAGGACAATACCGACGGAACCGATGCGGTACGCCCTGACCAAGTTAAGTTAAAACTCGATAAGCCGGCCTATCAGCCCGGTGAGCGGGCAAAAATTCATATTCAGGCACCGGCAGCGGGTAAAGGTTATTTGCTTGTCGAGTCCAGCGAAGGTCCACTGTGGTGGCAGGAAATTGATGTGCCAGAGGCCGGTATTGATGTTGATGTTCCGATAAACAGCGAATGGCGTCGACACGATCTCTATTTCAGTGCCTTGGTGCTGCGTCCCGGTGATAAAAAACGTCAATCGACACCGAAACGCGCCGTCGGGCTGCTGCATTTGCCGCTGGTTACTGAAGGTCGAAAACTGAGCCTTGAACTCGGCGCGCCGCAAAAAATTCGTCCAAATCAAATGCTGACCGTGAAGGTAAAAGCAGGCGTAGAGGGCAAAGCGGTGCCGCATCGTATTAATTTATTGCTCTCCGCCGTGGATGCTGGCGTGCTGTCGATTACTCAATTCAAAACGCCCGATCCTTACGAGGCATTTCTCGGGCGCAAGCGCTACGGCGTGGACCAATATGATGTTTATGGTCATCTGATTGAGGGAAAAGGGCGCTTGGCCAGCTTAAGTTTCGGGGGGGACGGTGATGAAGACCCCCTTTCTCGCGGCGGACAGAAGCCGGTCACTGAAGTGACTATCGTGGCACAGCAGGCCCAACCTGTTGTGCTCGATGACAACGGCGAAGGTGAAGTGCAGATCCCGATACCCGATTTTAACGGTGAACTGCGTTTAATGGCGCAGGGCTGGAGTGACGAAGACTTTGGCAGCGCTGAGGCCAAAGTTGTGGTTGCCGCACCGGTGATTGTTGACCTGGCGACGCCGCGCTTTATGGCCAACGGTGACACGGCGATGCTGGCGCTTGACGTTACCAATCTGTCGGGGGCCGCGCAGACGCTCAGGCTTGACCTGAAAACTTCGGGTTTACTCCAACTCGGCGGTGATGCTGCCCAGCAAAGCCTCGGCCTGGCGCAGGGCGAGCGTAAAACGCTGACAATACCGGTGAAGGCATTGCAAGGATTGGGTGCCGGTCAGGTGAGCATTACCCTGAGCGGTATGCTACTGCCGAATGAAAAACTTCCGGACTATCAGCGCAGTTGGTCGATTGGCGTAAGGCCCGCGTTTCCCGCATTGACGCGTAACTTAGGCACTGTACTGCACGCGGGGGAGCAGTGGCAGCTTCCGCCAGATGCAAACCAACAGCTTGCGTCCGATACGCTGCAGGGGAGATTACTGCTCAGCAGCAAACCGCCACTTAATCTTGCCCGCTATATTGCCGAGCTGCTGGCCTATCCGTATGGCTGTCTGGAGCAAACGGTTAGCGGGCTTTATCCATCGCTTTATACCAGCCGTGCTCAGTTGGCCGCGATGGGGATTAAAACCTCAACCGATGATGCGCGCCGCCACAGCATTGATATTGGTATCGACCGACTGTTCAGCATGCAAAAAGAAAACGGCGGTTTCGGTTTATGGAGCAAAGACAGTCCCGAGGAGTATTGGCTTACAGCCTATGCTACCGATTTCCTGCTGCGCGCTTCACAGCAGGGTTACAGCGTTTCAACGGATGGACTCGATAAGGCTAACAAGCGTTTGCAGCGCTATTTACAAGACCCGAATCAAATTGATGTTCGCTACAGCACGCAGCCAGACAGCACGCGGTTTGCGGTTCAGGCCTATGCGGGGCTGGTACTTGCCGCTCAGCAGCAGGCTCCATTGGGTGCCTTGCGTCAGTTGTATGAAAAACGCAGTGCGGCGCAGTCAGGCCTTCCGCTGGTTCAGCTTGGCGTTGCGCTGAAGATGATGGGCGACATGCCGCGCTCGCAGGCGGCAATTAATGAGGGACTCAATAAAACGCGGCCAGAGAAAAATTACTGGCTTGAGGATTATGGCAGTTCACTGCGTGATAACGCTTTAATCCTCTCGTTGCTGACCGAAAATAACCTGTTGCCGGATGCGCGAGATAAACTGCTGCTGTCTCTTTCAGACAGTCTCAACGGTCAGCGCTGGCTGTCGACGCAGGAAAGCAACGCACTGTTTATGGCAGGGCGCAGTTTGATTAACAGTGCAGAAACGCCGTGGCAGGTCACGCTTGACGGCCAGACACAGCCGCTGTCAGGCACATCGGCTATGACTCAGGTCTTAGATGCCACACGGCTGCAGCAGCCGGTGATATTGAAAAATACCGGCGATGCAGCCGTTTATACCCGCTTTGATATTACCGGTTATCCGCTGCAGGCTCCGGCCGAAAGTGGAAATGTGCTGCATATAAAACGCAACTACATCGGTATGGACGGTAACCCTCTGTCGCTGGCTTCGCTGAAAAGTGGCGATCTGGTGGTGGTGCATCTCGATGTTTGGGCTGACGCGCACATACCTGATGCGTTGGTGGTCGATCTACTCCCTGCCGGACTGGAGCTTGAAAATCAGAACCTGGCCGACAGTAGCGCCAGCTTGGGTGAGGCTGCCAGCGGATTGACCGCGCTGATGAGTGAAATGCAACAGGCTGATATTAAACATCAGGAGTTCCGCGATGACCGCTATATTGCAGCCGTTAACGTTGACGGATATCGCCACGTTGCGCTGCTGTATTTGGCGCGCGCGGTAACCCCGGGTAGCTACGCGGTTCCTGCGCCTCAGGTTGAATCAATGTATGTACCTGCATGGCGCGCAACGGGCGCTACGCCGGAGCAGATGAATGTGCACTAA
- the pbpC gene encoding peptidoglycan glycosyltransferase PbpC (penicillin-binding protein 1C) → MARFFLLLILGGGVLLWAANRLWPLPLQELPVARVVTAQDGTPLWRYADAQGVWRYPVKLEQVSPYYLEALLTYEDRWYWDHPGINPLSLLRATWQNLHSGGIVSGGSTLSMQVARLIDPHPRTFSGKLRQIARTFQLEWTLSKKQILEIYLNRAPYGGTLQGIAAASWTYLGKPPSELTPGEAALLAVLPQAPSRLRPDRFPERAKAARDKVLARLAEYHVWSQKRVDEIRQESIWLAPRQVPQLAPLLARRLTANNKRAVVTTTLDATLQRQLEALAAGWKHQLPAKTSLGVLVVESSTMAVKAYMGSVDFNDDARFGQVDTVIAWRSPGSTLKPFLYGLALDDGLISAESLLQDVPRRFGDYRPGNFDTGFHGPVSASEALVRSLNLPAVQLLDAYGPKRFTANLRNAGISLRFPNASDPSLAVILGGTGSRLDQLTEAYSALARGGNVAKLRFEPEQHLQQRRLLSPGAAWIIRRILGGQALPQPDDSLPGTVPLAWKTGTSYGYRDAWAMGVNPGYIIGVWVGRPDATPVAGQFGYATAVPILNQVNNLLITSARFNTHMAVTDPRPASVGIATLCWPGGQPLAAGDANCRQQRQSWTLDGTLPPTLAAPGQESLGGNVVTLWTNSQGKQVAANCPDSHPVRVALWPLPLEPWLSQSERRNQRLPIPDTVCPPLNKPAISPLLLIGVRQNAILKPLPGKNSLDLRVESQGGAGQRWWFLNGEQVETAGSNRTFQTTLSQPGHYQLSVLDESSQVSTLDFTVDR, encoded by the coding sequence ATGGCGCGTTTTTTCCTGTTACTGATATTGGGCGGCGGCGTTTTGCTGTGGGCTGCAAATCGCCTTTGGCCTTTGCCCTTACAGGAGCTTCCGGTAGCGCGAGTGGTAACCGCGCAGGACGGTACGCCACTTTGGCGCTACGCCGATGCCCAAGGCGTGTGGCGTTATCCGGTGAAGCTTGAACAGGTTTCTCCCTACTATCTTGAGGCGCTGCTGACCTACGAAGACCGCTGGTATTGGGATCACCCAGGAATTAATCCGCTCTCGCTGCTGCGTGCAACTTGGCAAAATCTGCATAGCGGAGGCATTGTTTCTGGCGGTAGCACGCTGTCAATGCAGGTTGCACGGCTTATTGACCCTCATCCACGTACGTTTAGCGGCAAGCTTCGACAAATCGCCCGCACCTTTCAGCTTGAATGGACGTTGTCCAAAAAGCAGATACTCGAAATTTATCTCAATCGCGCGCCCTACGGCGGCACACTGCAAGGTATCGCTGCGGCAAGTTGGACTTATTTAGGCAAACCGCCTTCTGAGTTGACGCCGGGTGAGGCGGCACTTCTCGCCGTGCTTCCGCAGGCACCCAGCCGTTTGCGTCCCGACAGATTTCCCGAGCGGGCAAAAGCAGCCAGAGACAAAGTGTTGGCGCGTTTGGCCGAGTATCACGTTTGGTCGCAAAAACGGGTGGATGAAATCCGTCAGGAGTCTATCTGGCTGGCACCACGTCAGGTGCCACAGCTTGCGCCGTTGCTGGCTCGCAGGTTGACGGCGAATAATAAACGCGCAGTGGTGACGACGACGCTAGACGCCACTCTACAGCGGCAGTTGGAGGCGTTGGCAGCAGGTTGGAAGCACCAGCTACCGGCGAAAACGTCGTTGGGCGTATTGGTAGTTGAAAGCTCGACCATGGCGGTTAAAGCCTACATGGGTTCTGTAGATTTTAATGACGATGCCCGTTTTGGTCAGGTTGATACCGTCATTGCGTGGCGATCGCCCGGGTCTACGTTAAAACCTTTTTTATACGGTCTGGCGCTCGACGATGGATTAATCAGCGCCGAGTCGCTGCTGCAGGATGTGCCGAGGCGCTTCGGCGATTATCGTCCGGGTAATTTTGATACCGGTTTTCACGGACCGGTCAGCGCCAGCGAAGCCTTGGTGCGCTCGTTAAATTTGCCCGCCGTGCAGCTGCTCGACGCCTACGGACCCAAACGGTTTACTGCCAATTTGCGAAATGCTGGGATATCTCTGCGCTTCCCGAACGCAAGTGACCCCAGTCTTGCCGTTATTCTTGGCGGAACCGGCTCACGACTTGATCAGTTAACGGAGGCCTACAGCGCGCTGGCTCGCGGCGGCAATGTCGCCAAACTGCGTTTTGAGCCAGAGCAGCACCTTCAACAACGCAGGCTGCTTTCACCCGGTGCCGCCTGGATCATTCGACGCATTTTGGGCGGACAGGCGCTGCCTCAGCCGGATGATTCATTGCCTGGCACGGTGCCACTGGCATGGAAAACGGGCACCAGTTATGGCTATCGTGATGCCTGGGCTATGGGGGTAAATCCTGGTTATATCATTGGTGTATGGGTCGGCAGACCTGATGCCACGCCGGTTGCCGGACAGTTTGGTTATGCCACGGCAGTGCCTATTCTTAATCAGGTTAATAATTTATTAATCACTTCAGCACGTTTTAACACGCATATGGCGGTTACCGACCCTCGGCCCGCTTCTGTAGGTATTGCAACATTGTGCTGGCCGGGCGGGCAACCGCTAGCGGCTGGTGATGCAAACTGTCGTCAACAGCGGCAAAGCTGGACGCTGGACGGCACTCTGCCCCCCACGCTGGCGGCACCCGGACAGGAATCGCTGGGCGGAAATGTCGTCACTCTTTGGACGAATTCTCAGGGTAAGCAGGTGGCGGCCAACTGTCCTGACTCTCACCCTGTGCGGGTTGCGCTATGGCCTTTGCCACTGGAACCTTGGTTATCGCAAAGCGAGCGTCGCAACCAGCGATTACCGATCCCGGACACGGTTTGTCCCCCGTTGAACAAGCCTGCAATAAGCCCGCTGCTGCTTATTGGCGTACGCCAGAATGCGATTTTAAAACCATTACCTGGAAAAAACAGCCTCGACTTACGCGTTGAATCGCAGGGCGGTGCAGGGCAGCGCTGGTGGTTTCTTAACGGTGAACAGGTTGAAACGGCGGGATCAAACCGCACTTTTCAGACCACGCTGAGCCAGCCGGGACACTATCAACTGAGCGTGCTGGATGAGAGCAGTCAGGTCAGCACCCTCGATTTCACCGTCGATAGGTAA
- the ndk gene encoding nucleoside-diphosphate kinase — MTIERTFSIIKPNSVANNDIGAITARFERAGFQIIASKMIRLSKEKAEGFYAEHKGRPFFDGLVEFMTSGPVVVQVLEGENAVQRNRDIMGATNPDNALAGTLRADFADSFTANAVHGSDAVESAQREIAYFFDESEICAR, encoded by the coding sequence ATGACTATCGAACGTACTTTTTCTATCATCAAGCCAAACTCCGTAGCTAACAACGACATCGGCGCTATCACCGCGCGTTTTGAACGTGCTGGTTTCCAGATCATCGCTTCTAAAATGATCCGTCTGAGCAAAGAAAAAGCTGAAGGCTTCTACGCTGAGCACAAAGGTCGTCCATTCTTCGACGGTCTGGTTGAGTTCATGACTTCAGGTCCAGTCGTTGTTCAGGTTCTGGAAGGCGAAAATGCCGTTCAGCGTAACCGTGACATCATGGGCGCAACCAATCCAGACAACGCTCTGGCTGGTACTCTGCGTGCTGATTTCGCTGACAGCTTCACTGCTAACGCCGTTCACGGTTCTGACGCGGTTGAGTCTGCACAGCGCGAAATCGCTTACTTCTTTGACGAAAGCGAAATCTGCGCGCGTTAA
- a CDS encoding bifunctional tRNA (adenosine(37)-C2)-methyltransferase TrmG/ribosomal RNA large subunit methyltransferase RlmN, whose amino-acid sequence MAEKSAAPVSAKINLLDLNRKQMREFFIKMGEKPFRADQVMKWMYHYCSDDFEDMTDINKTLRNKLASVAEIRAPEVAVEQRSADGTIKWAIQVGNQQVETVYIPDGDRATLCVSSQVGCALECTFCSTAQQGFNRNLRVSEIIGQVWRAAKIIGAAKIAGTRPITNVVMMGMGEPLLNLNNVVPAMEIMLDDFGFGLSKRRVTLSTSGVVPALDKLGDMIDVALAISLHAPNDAIRDEIVPINRKYNIDAFLASVNRYLSKSNANQGRVTVEYVMLDHINDGTEHAHELAERLKDTPCKINLIPWNPFPGAPYGRSSNSRIDRFSKVLMDYGFTVIVRKTRGDDIDAACGQLAGEVIDRTKRTLKKKMAGESIMVKSV is encoded by the coding sequence ATGGCCGAAAAGTCTGCGGCACCGGTAAGCGCCAAAATTAACCTTCTGGATTTGAACCGCAAACAAATGCGAGAGTTTTTCATCAAAATGGGTGAAAAGCCGTTCCGTGCGGATCAGGTTATGAAGTGGATGTACCATTACTGCAGCGATGATTTTGAAGATATGACCGATATCAACAAAACGCTGCGTAACAAACTGGCCAGCGTTGCTGAAATTCGCGCGCCCGAAGTGGCCGTTGAACAACGCTCTGCCGATGGCACCATCAAGTGGGCTATTCAGGTTGGCAATCAACAGGTTGAGACGGTTTATATTCCCGACGGCGACCGCGCTACGCTGTGTGTGTCTTCACAGGTAGGCTGCGCGCTGGAATGTACTTTCTGTTCAACCGCGCAGCAGGGTTTTAACCGCAACCTGCGCGTTTCAGAAATCATTGGTCAGGTTTGGCGCGCCGCGAAAATTATCGGTGCGGCAAAAATTGCCGGCACGCGTCCGATTACCAACGTGGTGATGATGGGCATGGGAGAGCCTTTGCTCAACCTGAATAACGTCGTTCCCGCGATGGAAATCATGCTCGATGACTTTGGTTTCGGTCTTTCAAAACGCCGCGTGACGCTTTCCACCTCGGGAGTTGTGCCTGCGCTCGATAAGCTCGGCGATATGATTGACGTGGCATTGGCTATTTCTTTGCATGCGCCAAACGATGCCATTCGCGATGAAATAGTGCCAATTAACCGCAAATATAACATCGACGCCTTCCTGGCTTCGGTAAACCGCTATTTAAGCAAGTCGAACGCCAATCAGGGCCGCGTAACCGTTGAATATGTCATGCTTGACCATATCAATGACGGCACCGAACATGCGCACGAACTGGCTGAAAGGCTTAAAGATACGCCGTGCAAAATCAACCTGATCCCATGGAACCCGTTCCCGGGTGCACCTTACGGACGCAGCTCAAACAGCCGCATCGACCGTTTTTCCAAAGTTCTGATGGATTATGGTTTTACCGTTATCGTGCGTAAAACGCGTGGTGATGATATTGATGCCGCCTGCGGCCAGCTTGCCGGTGAAGTTATTGACCGCACCAAGCGTACTTTGAAGAAAAAAATGGCCGGTGAGTCCATAATGGTCAAATCAGTCTAA
- the pilW gene encoding type IV pilus biogenesis/stability protein PilW, with protein sequence MARVQWQWKGFFTASVAVCLLAACSSSKQPPVEAVTGAPQTQLQIGMNFLSQGNMPAAKSNLQQAVDTAPQDYRNQLGMALYEQKNGNANAAESRYQQAFKLAPQNATVLNNYGAFLCSLGQYVPSQQQFSAAASLPDSGPVADSLENAGYCFLKANQNDEAKVLLSRALKRDPDKGAPLITEANRQFKEGKRAEAQVLLDVYQHVLPASADSLMLQIRFAASAGNPDSVQRYGRQLARNFPQSQQYQQFLANEY encoded by the coding sequence ATGGCGAGAGTGCAGTGGCAGTGGAAAGGTTTTTTCACGGCGAGTGTGGCAGTGTGTCTACTGGCAGCCTGTTCCAGCTCGAAGCAACCCCCGGTTGAGGCCGTCACGGGTGCGCCGCAAACGCAGCTTCAGATTGGCATGAACTTCCTGTCGCAGGGCAATATGCCTGCGGCAAAGTCCAATCTTCAACAGGCGGTTGATACGGCTCCTCAGGATTATCGCAACCAGTTGGGAATGGCTTTGTACGAGCAAAAAAACGGCAATGCCAATGCCGCCGAAAGCCGCTATCAACAAGCGTTCAAGCTTGCCCCTCAAAATGCGACTGTCCTGAATAATTACGGTGCGTTTTTGTGTAGTTTAGGGCAGTATGTACCGTCACAACAGCAGTTTAGCGCCGCTGCCAGTTTGCCTGATTCCGGTCCGGTAGCTGACAGTTTGGAAAATGCGGGCTACTGTTTTCTGAAGGCTAATCAGAACGATGAAGCAAAAGTGTTATTGAGCCGGGCTCTGAAACGTGATCCCGACAAAGGTGCACCGCTGATTACTGAAGCCAACAGACAGTTTAAAGAAGGTAAACGCGCCGAAGCGCAAGTTTTACTGGATGTTTATCAACATGTTCTGCCAGCCAGCGCTGACAGTCTTATGTTACAAATTCGTTTCGCGGCGTCAGCAGGCAATCCAGACAGCGTTCAACGCTATGGAAGGCAGCTTGCGCGAAACTTTCCACAATCCCAACAGTACCAGCAGTTCTTAGCTAATGAATACTGA